From one Mobula birostris isolate sMobBir1 chromosome 20, sMobBir1.hap1, whole genome shotgun sequence genomic stretch:
- the LOC140185493 gene encoding probable G-protein coupled receptor 139 — protein MSAMLDRYKSVEKILYLLIAVIGVPVNLAAIVILSRGKCGLSVCTTRYLVAMAGSDLLAVVTNVILYRIRTFYFRRSFLSITPVCSVIDVLTFTATDCSVWFTVTFTFDRFVTICCQKLKTKYCTGKTAAVVLTTTGVLFCLKNIPRYFTREPWVIIDNVPWFCKPVNNYLTDLGWVVYDWLHTVLTPSLPFAGILLLNALTVRHILVASRVRKGLKGQSKGENRSDPEMESRRRSVVLLFTLSGSFILLWMTYVVNVIYYQVSGYDFNDSEWIFYYVGVLLKNFSCCTNTFIYAVTQSKFREQIIRAVKYPVTSVLQFINKAAS, from the exons ATGTCTGCAATGTTGGATAGGTACAAAagtgtggagaaaatattgtacTTGTTGATTGCCGTCATTGGAGTTCCCG tgAATTtagcggcgattgtgatcctgtcccggggaaagtgcggcctctctgtCTGCActactcgctacctggtggccatggcagggTCTGACTTACTGGCCGTTGTCACCAATGTAATTTTATATCGAATCAGAACTTTTTACTTCCGGAGGAGTTTTCTGAGCATCACCCCTGTGTGCAGTGTTATCGATGTACTGACGTtcacagccacagactgttctgtctggttcaccgtcactttcacctttgatcggtttgtcaccatttgctgccagaagctgaaaacaaaatattgcaccgggaaaactgcggctgtggttctaacaACAACCGGCGTGCTGTTCTGTCTGAAAAACATACCCCGATACTTCACACGGGAACCCTGGGTGATCATCGACAATGTACCGTGGTTCTGTAAACCCGTGAACAATTATCTCACTGACCTGGGGTGGGTAGTATATGACTGGCTCCACACGGTTTTAACTCCGTCcctccctttcgctgggatcctgctgctcaacgctctgacagtcagacacattttagtggccagtcgggtccgtaaggggctgaagggtcagagcaagggggagaaccgcagtgacccggagatggagagcaggaggaggtctgtggttttactcttcaccctctccggcagcttcatcctcctgtggatgacaTACGTTGTAAATgtcatttattatcaagtatcTGGATAcgatttcaatgattctgaatggATCTTTTACTACGTCGGTGTTTTGCTGAAGAATTTTAGCTGCTGcacgaacacatttatttacgcggtgactcagtcgaaattcagggagcagatAATCAGAGCGGTGAAATATCCGGTCACCTCGGTGCTTCAGTTCATTAATAAAGCCGCGTCCTGA